Genomic segment of Vibrio celticus:
GCTTTAAGGCACTCGTCGACACGGTGCTGATGATCGTGAAAATGTTGTATCTCACCATCACTCACGAGCATTGTCGTAAAACAGCCGTCTCCGTACTGAAACGAGCGATCCAAAATATCGACAGTTTGCTGGCTTTCTCCATCAACCCAAAACATGTTTTTCCCCATAAAAAGAAACGGCTCAATGCTAAAGCATCAAGCCGTTTAAAAACAAGTCTAATTGTGACTATCTACGAGTGTTTACGTCTTTAATAAGATGATTAAATCTTTTTGAAGATCAAACAGCCGTTTGTACCACCGAAACCGAATGAGTTACATGCAGCATATTCCATGTTGCTAACTTCACGCGCAGTATGAGGTACCAAGTCAATATCTAAGCCTTCTTCAGGATCATCTAGGTTGATTGTTGGTGGAACAATTTGGTCAACCAGAGACATAGCCGTGATGATAGCTTCAGCAGAACCAGCAGCACCTAGAAGGTGGCCTGTCATTGATTTCGTAGAAGAAACCAATACTTGCTTGCTGCCTGCTTCGCCAAGAGCACGTTTGATGCCCTTAACTTCCGCTACGTCACCTGCAGGAGTCGAAGTACCGTGTGCGTTTACATAACCGATTTGTTCACCAGTAATGCCAGCATCACGCATAGCCGCTTCCATTGCTAGTGCGCCACCTGAACCATCTTCACTTGGAGATGTCATGTGGTAAGCGTCACCCGACATACCGAAGCCAACTAGCTCACAGTAAATCTTAGCGCCACGAGCTTTCGCATGTTCGTACTCTTCAAGAACCATCATGCCTGCACCGTCGCCAAGAACGAAGCCATCACGGCCTTTGTCCCATGGACGAGAAGCTTTTTGAGGCTCATCGTTCCGAGTAGAAAGTGCTTTAGCCGCACCAAAACCGCCCATACCTAGTGGAGTTGATGCTTTTTCAGCACCACCCGCTAGCATTGCGTCTGCATCGCCGTATGCAATCATACGAGCCGCGTGACCAATGTTATGTAGGCCAGTCGTACATGCAGTAGAAATCGCGATGTTTGGACCGCGTAGGCCACGCATGATAGACATGTGACCAGCAATCATATTCACGATCGTCGACGGTACGAAGAACGGGCTGATCTTACGAGGGCCTTTTTCAGTTAGAGCTTGGTGACCGGCTTCGATCAAACCAAGACCACCAATACCAGAACCAATAGCAACACCCACACGTGGAGCGTTTTCTTCAGTAATAGTTAGGGCTGAATCATCTAAAGCTTGAATACCTGCTGCGACGCCGTACTGGATGAACAAGTCCATCTTACGAGCATCTTTTTTAGTCATATACTCTTCGCAGTTAAAGTCTTTAACTAGACCTGCAAAACGAGTTGAGAAATTGGTTGCATCAAAATGATCGATATTAACGATACCACTTTGACCAGCTAGCAGGGCTTTCCAAGAAGATTCTACAGTGTTGCCTACCGGTGACAACATACCCATGCCAGTGACAACTACACGACGCTTGGACACGATTTTACACTCCGGGGATTGAGGTGATTTAAGATGAGGATAGATGAGTTAGATAAAACACAGGCGGTCGAGGTGACCGCCTGGGAGAGATTATTACTGAGCGCTAGTTACGTAATCGATAGCTGCTTGAACAGTAGTAATTTTCTCAGCTTCTTCATCTGGGATTTCAGTGTCGAATTCTTCTTCTAGAGCCATTACTAGCTCTACTGTGTCTAGAGAATCTGCACCTAGGTCATCAACGAAAGAAGCTTCGTTTTTAACTTCAGCTTCGTCTACACCTAGCTGTTCAACAATGATTTTCTTTACGCGTTCTTCGAGGTTGCTCATTTTTTCTTTTCCTTTACAGAGTTCGCTTTATGCGATGTTTTCCGTAGTTTATTCAATCTATTGAAAGTTGCAAGGTCAACTTTTCTGGTCAAACCACAATTTTCACGATTTTAACCGAAATTACGTATGATCTTGACTTAAATCATGCACATATGTTGCACATAATTTACACCATGTACATACCGCCATTGACGTGAAGTGTTTCACCTGTGATATAAGCTGCCGCAGGTGACGCCAAAAATACCACAGCTTCAGCGATTTCGCGAGGGTCACCTAGTCGACCTGCTGGTACATTCGCCAAAGTTGCTGCACGTTGGTCATCATTTAGCGCTTTAGTCATGTCAGTTTCGATGAAACCAGGAGCTACAGTGTTCACTGTAACGCCACGAGACGCAACTTCACGAGCCATTGATTTAGTAAAACCAATTACGCCTGCTTTTGCAGCTGCGTAGTTTGCTTGACCAGCGTTACCCATTGTACCTACTACAGAACCAACGTTTACGATACGACCTTGACGCTTCTTCATCATGCCACGCAATACAGCTTTAGACATGCGGAAGATAGGCGTTAGGTTAGTATCGATGATGTCATTCCATTCGTCGTCTTTCATACGCATCAGTAGGTTATCACGAGTGATACCTGCGTTGTTAACTAGAATGTCAATCGCACCGAATTCATCGTTGATGGTTTTCAGTGTAGCAGCAATTGAGTCAGTATCCGTTACATTAAGAGCAAGACCTTTACCGTTCTCACCAAGGTACTCGCTGATTGCAGCTGCGCCGCCTTCAGATGTCGCAGTACCGATAACTTTAGCACCACGCTCAACTAAAAGTTCAGCGATTGCACGACCGATGCCACGGCTTGCGCCTGTAACTAGTGCAACTTTGCCTTCTAAATTCATCATAACTTCTCTATTAAGTGGTTATTTACTTAGCAGCTTCTAGTGATGCAGTGTCATTAACTGCAGCAGCTGTCATAGTTTTTACGATTCGTTTTGTTAGACCAGTAAGAACTTTACCAGGGCCTAATTCAAGTAGCTTCTCAACGCCTTGCTCATTCATCGCTTGTACACCTTCAGTCCAACGAACTGGGCTGTATAGCTGACGAACAAGTGCGTCTTTAATTTTTGCAGGGTCTGTTTCAGCAATAACATCAACGTTATTGATAACAGGCAATGCTGGCGTGTTGAACTCTAGAGCTTCTAGAGCCACTGATAGCTTATCTGCTGCTGGCTTCATCAGTGCACAGTGAGACGGCACAGAAACAGGTAACGGAAGTGCACGCTTAGCGCCCGCTTCTTTACAAAGTGCACCAGCACGCTCTACTGCCGCTTTGTTACCCGCGATAACAACTTGGCCAGGAGAGTTAAAGTTAACTGGAGACACAACTTCGTCTTGCGCAGCTTCTTCACACGCTTTAGCAATCGTTTCATCGTCTAGACCGATGATTGCGTACATTGCACCAACACCTGCAGGAACCGCTTCTTGCATCAGTTGACCACGTAGTTCAACCAGCTTGATCGCTTCTTTAAAGTCGATAACGCCGGCACATACAAGTGCAGAATATTCACCTAGGCTGTGACCTGCTAGATTTACAGGTTGCTCTAGGCCAAGCTCTTGCCATACACGCCAAATTGCAACAGACGCTGTTAATAGAGCCGGTTGAGTGCGAAAAGTTTCATTTAGATTTTCTACAGGACCATCTTGAACCAATGCCCATAGATCGTAACCAAGTGCTTCTGAAGCTTCAGCAAATGTCTTTTTAACAACATCATACTGTTCGCCTAGGTCAGCAAGCATACCGATAGCTTGAGAGCCTTGGCCTGGGAATACGATAGCAAATTTGCTCATTGTAATTTTCCTTTAAGCAAAGCAAAAAATTGAATAAGGCACATAAGTTATGTGCCTTGTTTGTTGATTATCGCTTGGGGTTAGAATTTAACTAACGCAGAACCCCAAGTGAAGCCGCCGCCAAATGCTTCAAGTAGAAGCGTTTGACCACGTTTAATTCGTCCGTCGCGAACAGCCTCATCAAGGGCCGTTGGTACGGTAGCTGCCGACGTATTGCCATGCTTATCAAGAGTAATCACAACTTGGTCAAGCGACATCGTCAGCTTTTTAGCGGTTGCCGAGATAATACGGTAATTCGCTTGGTGTGGAACTAACCAATCAAGCTCTGACTTATCCATATTGTTCGCCGCTAATGTGTCTTTAACTAGCTTAGAAAGCTGAGTTACCGCCACTTTAAATACTTCGTTGCCCGCCATGTGCAGCCACTTGTCTGCATCACCGCCACGCTCTGGAACTTCTAGGCTTAGAAGCTCACCATATTTACCATCAGAGTAAATGTGAGTAGACAAAATACCTGGCTCTTCGCTTGCGCCTACAACCACCGCGCCTGCTGCATCACCAAATAGGATGATAGTAGAGCGGTCAGTCGGATCACAGGTTTTTGACAGTGCATCAGCACCAATTACCAAAACGTTCTTACACATGCCAGTCTTAATGTGTTGATCAGCAACAGACAGTGCGTAGACAAAACCAGAACACGCCGCAGCCAAATCAAACGCAGGGCAGCCTTTGATACCAAGCTTGCCTTGTACCTGACATGCCGAAGACGGGAATGTGTGGCTACTGCTGGTTGTCGCAACGATGATTAAATCAATATCTTCTTTGTCGATACCTGCCATTTCAATGGCATTTTCAGCAGCGTAAAACGCCATATCAGCAACGGTTTCGTTTTCCGCTGAAATACGACGCTCTTTAATACCCGTTCTAGCAACGATCCACTCATCGCTAGTCTCTACCATTTTCTCTAAGTCTGCGTTAGTACGCACCTGAGATGGCAAGTAGCTGCCAGTACCTAAAATTTTGCTATACATGAAGACTAATAATGCCTCTCGAGTAAAACCGCTTCCAAACGATCGCTAATGCGGCTGGGGACTTGTCGTTTGACCTCGTGTACTGCTTCACCAATCGCGTTGACGACTGCAGACACATCAGCACTTCCATGACTTTTAATGACAATGCCGCGCAATCCTAACAAACTTGCGCCGTTATACTGGTCGGGGTTCAAGGTTTTTAATTCAGTAAATAGCTCAGAAAACAGCATTCTGGCTATCCACCCCTTTATTGTTGAAGCCATCATGCGCGTTTTTAGCTTATCAATAAAGAGCTGAGCCGTACCTTCGCACGTTTTTAAGCAGACATTGCCCACAAAACCATCACATACGACGACATCAGCAGCATCTTGAAGTAATTGATTACCTTCAATATAGCCTATGAAGTTCACAGACTGAGTATTAGACAACATTTCAGCGCATCGTTTTACAAGGTCATTGCCTTTAATTTCTTCAGCACCGATATTCAAGATAGCGACACGTGGTGCGCGACCTAAATGTTGTTCTGCTAATGCACTGCCCATGACAGCAAACTGAAACAGTGAATCTGCGTCACTAGAAACGTTCGCCCCTAAATCAAGCATCCATGTGCGATTTCCGGATGCAGTAGGCAAAGCTGAAACCAATGCAGGCCTATCAATACCGGGAAGAAGCTTGAGTCTGAAACGGGATAAAGCCATCAGTGCGCCAGTGTTACCACCACTCACACAAGCATCAGCCTGTGATTCGGCAACCAGATCGATAGCGGCACGCATAGAGCTACCCTGACTATTACGTAAGGCTAGTGAAGGTTTTTCAGAATTGGAAATGACTCGATCACAATGCTGGATACTCAAACGAGAATCAGGCATTCGACCTAATGAAGATAATTGAGATGTGATCGCGTTTCGATCACCTATTAGAATGACTTTTAGCTCTGGGAAATACGACAGTGCCTGCACGGCGGCAGGCACTGTTACACGAGGACCGAAGTCCCCGCCCATTGCATCAAGCGCAACGGTTAGATTTTGCAAAGGTCAACCTTACTTGTTGATAACC
This window contains:
- the fabF gene encoding beta-ketoacyl-ACP synthase II; the encoded protein is MSKRRVVVTGMGMLSPVGNTVESSWKALLAGQSGIVNIDHFDATNFSTRFAGLVKDFNCEEYMTKKDARKMDLFIQYGVAAGIQALDDSALTITEENAPRVGVAIGSGIGGLGLIEAGHQALTEKGPRKISPFFVPSTIVNMIAGHMSIMRGLRGPNIAISTACTTGLHNIGHAARMIAYGDADAMLAGGAEKASTPLGMGGFGAAKALSTRNDEPQKASRPWDKGRDGFVLGDGAGMMVLEEYEHAKARGAKIYCELVGFGMSGDAYHMTSPSEDGSGGALAMEAAMRDAGITGEQIGYVNAHGTSTPAGDVAEVKGIKRALGEAGSKQVLVSSTKSMTGHLLGAAGSAEAIITAMSLVDQIVPPTINLDDPEEGLDIDLVPHTAREVSNMEYAACNSFGFGGTNGCLIFKKI
- a CDS encoding beta-ketoacyl-ACP synthase III, which gives rise to MYSKILGTGSYLPSQVRTNADLEKMVETSDEWIVARTGIKERRISAENETVADMAFYAAENAIEMAGIDKEDIDLIIVATTSSSHTFPSSACQVQGKLGIKGCPAFDLAAACSGFVYALSVADQHIKTGMCKNVLVIGADALSKTCDPTDRSTIILFGDAAGAVVVGASEEPGILSTHIYSDGKYGELLSLEVPERGGDADKWLHMAGNEVFKVAVTQLSKLVKDTLAANNMDKSELDWLVPHQANYRIISATAKKLTMSLDQVVITLDKHGNTSAATVPTALDEAVRDGRIKRGQTLLLEAFGGGFTWGSALVKF
- the fabG gene encoding 3-oxoacyl-ACP reductase FabG; protein product: MNLEGKVALVTGASRGIGRAIAELLVERGAKVIGTATSEGGAAAISEYLGENGKGLALNVTDTDSIAATLKTINDEFGAIDILVNNAGITRDNLLMRMKDDEWNDIIDTNLTPIFRMSKAVLRGMMKKRQGRIVNVGSVVGTMGNAGQANYAAAKAGVIGFTKSMAREVASRGVTVNTVAPGFIETDMTKALNDDQRAATLANVPAGRLGDPREIAEAVVFLASPAAAYITGETLHVNGGMYMV
- the acpP gene encoding acyl carrier protein; translated protein: MSNLEERVKKIIVEQLGVDEAEVKNEASFVDDLGADSLDTVELVMALEEEFDTEIPDEEAEKITTVQAAIDYVTSAQ
- the plsX gene encoding phosphate acyltransferase PlsX, giving the protein MQNLTVALDAMGGDFGPRVTVPAAVQALSYFPELKVILIGDRNAITSQLSSLGRMPDSRLSIQHCDRVISNSEKPSLALRNSQGSSMRAAIDLVAESQADACVSGGNTGALMALSRFRLKLLPGIDRPALVSALPTASGNRTWMLDLGANVSSDADSLFQFAVMGSALAEQHLGRAPRVAILNIGAEEIKGNDLVKRCAEMLSNTQSVNFIGYIEGNQLLQDAADVVVCDGFVGNVCLKTCEGTAQLFIDKLKTRMMASTIKGWIARMLFSELFTELKTLNPDQYNGASLLGLRGIVIKSHGSADVSAVVNAIGEAVHEVKRQVPSRISDRLEAVLLERHY
- the fabD gene encoding ACP S-malonyltransferase → MSKFAIVFPGQGSQAIGMLADLGEQYDVVKKTFAEASEALGYDLWALVQDGPVENLNETFRTQPALLTASVAIWRVWQELGLEQPVNLAGHSLGEYSALVCAGVIDFKEAIKLVELRGQLMQEAVPAGVGAMYAIIGLDDETIAKACEEAAQDEVVSPVNFNSPGQVVIAGNKAAVERAGALCKEAGAKRALPLPVSVPSHCALMKPAADKLSVALEALEFNTPALPVINNVDVIAETDPAKIKDALVRQLYSPVRWTEGVQAMNEQGVEKLLELGPGKVLTGLTKRIVKTMTAAAVNDTASLEAAK